One region of Lytechinus pictus isolate F3 Inbred chromosome 8, Lp3.0, whole genome shotgun sequence genomic DNA includes:
- the LOC129266416 gene encoding uncharacterized protein LOC129266416, whose translation MAQKVARRSNRSESRGGRNGEIGISLGNPGEERRLAATLRKIDREKRKRETAMSWNQRSFFMKQVFDQDNDLRFVKAAQRPKYLNCIPPPPQDGDNSWLKEEYVFSFKPKSSTSPESKEFKQGTPVEKSLDESLKTMGLEDETSSADQVPQGDKSETDIQETTITASKESEQAERDRKEEEKRDLASRGVFGSRREKIKMPLLMSGAWKQKLESEMKVEEVVEEDRGEECKKTSNLEPEVQKSDVKDADPLNNAKPNPGGSAETVKPKTRFPVLKVRALGLFAMSFKKTPAVPSLASQLPVESPSTNDLKLSSISSPERDASVLTASLPPQATPNVKVKGRSPPPASSEMHRPASVSLPNSPVTDRKPQLIRQQSDHSVLVSAPTRDKLIRAIKASENGHSRSRRGSRRDSTANPNQERSKRHRHENGIKSVKSASSTLPKKTRENTAKTHSASSLPKTDNHDSSHIWGGSSENETQEKDNKDNARKNCDVNDEEVNYHVIRRIVRTLPAHLMLKTSKREVEAGGDVALLRQKMKDLARAEAAKRASLDHRFKQLEKSLINSPNDMK comes from the coding sequence ATGGCTCAGAAGGTAGCTAGACGTAGCAACCGCTCAGAGTCGAGGGGTGGACGGAACGGGGAGATAGGCATCTCCCTGGGAAACCCGGGTGAGGAACGGCGGTTGGCTGCTACTCTCAGGAAGATCGACAGGGAGAAGAGGAAACGGGAAACGGCGATGTCGTGGAACCAGCGGAGTTTCTTCATGAAGCAGGTGTTTGACCAGGACAATGATCTTCGTTTTGTGAAAGCTGCACAGAGACCTAAGTATCTCAATTGcatccctcctcctcctcaggACGGGGACAACAGTTGGCTGAAAGAGGAATACGTGTTTTCATTTAAACCAAAGTCGAGTACGAGCCCAGAGAGCAAGGAATTCAAACAAGGGACTCCTGTCGAAAAGTCTCTTGATGAATCGCTAAAGACGATGGGGCTTGAAGACGAAACCTCATCAGCAGATCAAGTTCCACAGGGGGACAAATCTGAAACGGATATACAGGAAACAACGATAACAGCATCTAAAGAAAGCGAGCAAGCTGAGCGTGATagaaaggaggaagaaaagCGAGACCTGGCAAGCAGGGGGGTCTTTGGATCCAGGAGAGAAAAGATTAAGATGCCACTATTAATGTCAGGTGCTTGGAAACAGAAACTAGAATCTGAGATGAAAGTTGAAGAAGTGGTTGAAGAAGACAGGGGAGAGGAGTGTAAGAAAACCAGTAATCTTGAACCGGAAGTACAGAAAAGTGATGTCAAAGATGCCGATCCCTTGAATAATGCGAAACCGAACCCCGGAGGATCTGCTGAAACGGTAAAACCTAAAACAAGGTTTCCGGTTCTAAAAGTAAGAGCACTTGGCCTTTTTGCTATGTCATTCAAAAAAACTCCCGCGGTTCCATCTCTTGCTTCGCAACTTCCAGTGGAGTCTCCGTCAACAAATGACTTGAAACTATCTTCGATCTCTAGCCCTGAGAGAGATGCCTCAGTCTTAACCGCTTCTTTACCGCCCCAAGCTACACCTAACGTGAAAGTGAAAGGAAGATCGCCTCCACCAGCTTCCTCGGAAATGCACCGCCCAGCAAGTGTTAGCCTTCCAAACTCACCCGTCACTGACAGAAAGCCGCAGTTAATTCGGCAGCAGAGTGACCACTCGGTTCTGGTGTCAGCACCTACACGAGATAAATTGATAAGAGCGATTAAGGCAAGCGAGAACGGTCACAGCCGGTCAAGACGCGGTTCACGCCGCGACAGTACCGCTAATCCTAATCAAGAACGCTCAAAACGTCATCGACATGAAAATGGCATTAAATCCGTTAAATCCGCCAGCTCAACCTTGCCAAAGAAAACGCGCGAAAATACAGCGAAGACCCATTCAGCTTCCTCTCTTCCGAAAACGGACAATCACGACAGTAGTCACATTTGGGGTGGGAGCAGCGAAAACGAAACCCAGGAAAAGGACAACAAAGACAATGCGCGAAAGAATTGTGACGTCAACGATGAGGAGGTTAACTATCACGTGATTCGCCGTATTGTTAGGACGCTTCCGGCGCACCTGATGCTGAAAACGTCAAAGAGGGAAGTTGAAGCTGGCGGCGACGTTGCTCTGTTGCGTCAAAAAATGAAGGATCTCGCTCGAGCGGAAGCAGCAAAGAGAGCATCACTTGATCATAGATTCAAGCAGCTTGAAAAGTCGCTCATTAATAGTCCCAATGATATGAAGTAA